One region of Pseudomonas alvandae genomic DNA includes:
- a CDS encoding FHA domain-containing protein: MFELRVLSGLHRGAALPLVGEQWVVGAAEDADLALYDPGICGRHAAVSLVQGQWLLASLEGVVCNGQGQPWAATEPLPGNTPFSIAGVWLCLAPADQPWPEEAALDDAAHLTADRETQKTAARPSWPKRLGIAAAVITVASSAWAFTSQPAPTVAPSAAQQHKPAKAALDTVEAVRLELDRMLQERDLDANVRVEVQDGRLALVGELPRQRLAVVERLMERFHARYDTSVEITASVKERLTQLPFQIAQIVGGKRGHVVTSDGRRLFLGDQIDGLRLTAIDSGKVTFEGEQRYEVTW, encoded by the coding sequence ATGTTCGAGCTACGCGTATTGAGTGGTCTGCACCGGGGGGCGGCATTGCCGCTGGTGGGTGAGCAATGGGTTGTCGGGGCGGCGGAAGACGCCGATCTCGCGCTCTACGACCCAGGCATCTGCGGGCGTCACGCTGCCGTCAGCCTAGTCCAGGGCCAGTGGCTGCTGGCGTCGCTGGAGGGCGTGGTTTGCAACGGACAAGGCCAGCCTTGGGCCGCGACCGAGCCTTTGCCAGGCAATACACCTTTTTCCATCGCCGGCGTCTGGTTGTGCCTGGCCCCGGCCGATCAGCCTTGGCCTGAAGAAGCGGCACTGGATGACGCTGCGCACTTGACGGCGGACCGCGAAACCCAAAAAACCGCGGCACGGCCGTCGTGGCCCAAGCGCCTGGGAATCGCTGCGGCGGTGATCACCGTCGCCTCCAGCGCGTGGGCCTTTACCAGCCAACCGGCACCGACGGTAGCGCCCAGCGCGGCGCAGCAGCACAAGCCGGCCAAGGCTGCATTGGACACAGTGGAGGCGGTTCGCCTGGAGCTGGATCGCATGCTCCAGGAGCGCGACCTGGATGCCAATGTCCGGGTCGAGGTCCAGGACGGTCGGCTGGCGCTGGTGGGCGAGCTGCCGCGCCAGCGCCTGGCGGTGGTCGAGCGGCTGATGGAGCGTTTCCACGCTCGCTACGATACGTCAGTGGAGATCACGGCCAGCGTCAAGGAACGGCTGACGCAGCTGCCATTCCAGATCGCCCAGATTGTCGGCGGCAAGCGTGGTCACGTCGTCACCTCCGACGGTCGTCGGCTGTTCCTCGGCGATCAGATCGACGGTCTGCGACTGACCGCCATCGACAGCGGCAAAGTCACTTTCGAAGGCGAGCAGCGCTACGAGGTGACCTGGTGA
- a CDS encoding FliI/YscN family ATPase, which produces MHAAIGRLETWEAGQRARLRRFAPVMVRGRVQRVSGILLQCRLPGAQIGDLCQVERDGREPLLAEIVGFDQHDALLSALGGLEGVRVGAAVEPLGMPHRVTVGPQLLGQVLDGFGRPLLEDGVGAFAGPQVPDASQVIGEAPPPTARPRIQRPLMTGVRAIDGALTLGEGQRVGLFAGAGCGKTTLLAEIARNVECDVIVFGLIGERGRELREFLDHELDDELRARAVLVCATSDRSSMERARAAFTATALAEGFRARGQRVLLLIDSLTRFARAQREIGLAAGEPLGRGGLPPSVYSLLPRLVERAGLSNDGAITALYTVLIEQDSMNDPVADEVRSLLDGHIVLSRKLAERGHYPAIDVLASLSRTLANVAEAEHLRAGINLRRLLSAYDQIELMLRLGEYQAGADPLTDLAVESRGALDAFLRQDLREPEPFASTLAHLQQLTAYVPG; this is translated from the coding sequence ATGCACGCCGCCATCGGCCGATTGGAGACCTGGGAAGCCGGGCAGCGGGCACGCCTGCGCCGATTCGCGCCGGTCATGGTGCGCGGACGGGTGCAGCGGGTCAGCGGGATCTTGTTGCAGTGCCGGCTGCCGGGGGCGCAGATCGGTGACCTCTGCCAGGTCGAGCGTGACGGGCGTGAGCCATTGCTCGCCGAGATCGTCGGCTTCGACCAGCACGACGCCTTGCTCAGCGCCCTGGGCGGCCTGGAAGGTGTCCGGGTCGGCGCGGCGGTGGAGCCGCTGGGCATGCCGCATCGGGTGACCGTCGGCCCGCAGCTGCTGGGGCAGGTGCTGGATGGCTTTGGCCGGCCTTTGCTTGAGGATGGCGTAGGCGCGTTCGCCGGGCCTCAAGTGCCGGACGCCTCGCAAGTGATCGGCGAAGCCCCGCCGCCGACCGCGCGGCCGCGCATCCAGCGACCGTTGATGACTGGCGTACGCGCCATCGACGGCGCGCTGACGCTCGGCGAAGGCCAGCGGGTCGGGCTGTTCGCCGGCGCCGGTTGCGGCAAGACCACGTTGTTGGCGGAGATCGCCCGCAACGTTGAATGTGATGTGATCGTTTTCGGGCTGATCGGCGAGCGCGGTCGCGAGCTGCGGGAATTCCTCGACCATGAACTGGATGATGAACTGCGGGCCCGTGCGGTCCTGGTGTGCGCCACGTCCGACCGTTCCAGCATGGAGCGCGCCCGCGCGGCATTCACCGCCACGGCCCTGGCCGAGGGCTTTCGTGCCCGGGGCCAGCGGGTCCTGCTGCTCATAGATTCGCTGACCCGGTTCGCCCGCGCCCAACGGGAAATCGGCCTGGCGGCGGGCGAGCCATTGGGGCGCGGCGGCCTGCCTCCTTCGGTCTATAGCTTGTTGCCGCGCCTGGTGGAGCGGGCGGGGCTGAGCAATGACGGGGCGATCACCGCGCTCTATACCGTGCTCATCGAGCAGGACTCCATGAACGATCCGGTGGCGGACGAAGTCCGTTCGCTGCTCGACGGCCACATCGTCCTGTCGCGCAAACTCGCGGAGCGCGGTCATTACCCGGCCATCGACGTGCTTGCCAGCCTGTCGCGAACCTTGGCCAATGTGGCCGAGGCCGAGCACCTGCGCGCGGGCATCAATCTGCGCCGCTTGCTGTCGGCCTACGATCAGATCGAGCTGATGCTGCGCCTGGGCGAATACCAGGCCGGCGCCGACCCCTTGACCGACCTGGCGGTGGAGTCGCGCGGTGCCCTGGACGCATTCCTGCGCCAGGACCTGCGCGAGCCCGAGCCGTTTGCGTCGACGCTCGCCCATCTCCAGCAGTTGACCGCTTATGTCCCGGGCTGA